From the Brachyhypopomus gauderio isolate BG-103 chromosome 5, BGAUD_0.2, whole genome shotgun sequence genome, one window contains:
- the ccdc33 gene encoding coiled-coil domain containing 33 — MISPSESQNPLMQNSKEAQVPSARQSQRDGYDLPAHDALAQILQDYQHLLKVPKAPQHSRGEPRGHEKSQKSSELNQTFEIHNPHDRFPVTNAQNDGPHVAAITEHQTKEVENCRHAMRKMAEDILALRSQVASLEEENTRLRSEVSMHQNLSHTLLHDTDTDVMTKAEIADRIVSLKLKLANESSKVAEQREKIQQLQNELIRKNDSEKELLELQRAHRQQQAELQHHQDRARKLPALQATVRQQEKVIERMEKVLETKMRERNKENSERKKIKQRDKEENTRRDTEFALAVENSHLREELEKLRQPPPVLTKQPSPVDPTQQPLTYSERMNLSDQLERAEASVRTLNKQLEENARQWGREKQEMLTRLSEYDHGFVRTPSVILHDSPLKNDILGHARHRRLEPLKRFNAKSQ; from the exons ATGATTTCACCTTCTGAGAGTCAAAATCCCTTGATGCAGAACTCAAAGGAAGCACAGGTCCCATCTGCTAGGCAG TCCCAGAGGGATGGGTATGATCTTCCAGCCCACGATGCCCTGGCCCAGATCCTCCAGGACTATCAGCATCTTCTCAAAGTGCCCAAAGCTCCTCAACATAGCAGAGGAGAACCACGAGGACATGAGAAGTCCCAGAAGTCCTCAGAGCTCAACCAAACATTTGAAATCCACAATCCACATGACAG ATTTCCAGTGACTAATGCTCAAAATGACGGCCCACATGTTGCTGCGATCACTGAGCACCAAACCAAA gaggtGGAGAACTGCCGCCATGCCATGCGTAAGATGGCGGAGGACATCCTCGCCCTGCGCTCTCAGGTGGCCAGTCTGGAGGAGGAGAACACCCGTCTCCGCTCCGAGGTGTCGATGCACCAGAACCTGAGCCACACCCTGCTCCACGACACCGACACCGACGTCATGACCAAGGCCGAGATCGCAGACAGAATCG ttTCCCTAAAGCTCAAACTGGCCAATGAGAGCAGTAAGGTGGCGGAACAGCGGGAGAAGATCCAGCAACTTCAGAACGAGCTCATCAGA AAGAACGACAGTGAGAAGGAGCTGCTGGAGCTTCAGAGGGCCCACCGGCAGCAGCAGGCCGAACTACAGCACCACCAGGACCGTGCCAGGAAGCTGCCAGCCCTGCAGGCCACCGTACGCCAGCAGGAGAAG GTTATCGAAAGGATGGAGAAGGTGCTGGAGacaaagatgagagagagaaataaagaaaactcGGAGAGAAAGAAGATAAAACAAAGAG ataaagAGGAGAACACCAGGAGAGATACTGAGTTTGCACTGGCAGTAGAGAACTCTCATCTCAGAGAGGAGCTGGAGAAACTCCGCCAGCCGCCACCTGTTCTCACCAAGCAGCCTTCTCCGGTGGACCCA ACACAGCAGCCCCTGACATACAGTGAGAGGATGAACCTTTCGGATCAGCTTGAGAGAGCAGAGGCCTCTGTCCGCACACTGAACAAACAG CTAGAGGAGAACGCCAGACAGTGGGGGCGAGAAAAGCAGGAGATGTTGACCAGACTCAGTGAATACGACCACGGATTCGTTCGCACCCCGTCAGTGATCCTGCATGACTcgccactg aaaAATGACATTTTGGGGCACGCAAGACATAGACGCCTGGAACCCCTGAAGAGATTCAACGCTAAATCACAATAA
- the LOC143515323 gene encoding cholesterol side-chain cleavage enzyme, mitochondrial-like: MAGRWRRWSSHLGCSVQDVAGQVRACYTGNVPAGGDALFLKSSSTVRPFSEIPGLWKNSLSNLYTFWKLDGFRNIHHIMVHNFNTFGPIYREKIGYYESVNIINPEDAAILFKAEGHYPKRLRVEAWTSYRDYRNRKYGVLLKDGEDWRSNRVILNREVISPKVQGNFVPLLDEVGQDFVARVHKKIERTGQNQWTTDLSHELFKYALESVSAVLYGERLGLLLDYIDPEVQHFIDCITLMFKSTCPMLYIPPSLLRRVGAKVWRDHVEAWDGIFNQADRCIQNIYRQLRKQPGAQGKYPGVLASLLMLDQLSIEEIKASVTELMAGGVDTTSITLLWTLYELARHPDLQEELRSEVMAARASSQGDTVRMLRTVPLLKGALKETLRLHPVAVSLQRYIAEDIVIQNYHIPSGTLVQLGMYAMGRDHRVFSRPEQYLPSRWLPTESHYFRSLGFGFGPRQCLGRRIAETEMQLFLIHILENFRIEKQRQVEVRSTFELILLPEKPIMLTIKPLHAGH, translated from the exons ATGGCGGGGAGGTGGAGACGCTGGTCCAGCCATCTGGGCTGCTCCGTGCAGGACGTGGCAGGCCAGGTGCGAGCCTGCTACACCGGTAACGTTCCCGCTGGGGGAGACGCCCTCTTCCTGAAGAGCAGCTCCACCGTCAGGCCCTTCAGCGAGATCCCTGGTCTGTGGAAGAACAGCCTGAGCAACCTCTACACCTTCTGGAAACTGGACGGCTTCAGGAACATCCATCACATAATGGTGCACAACTTCAACACATTTGGGCCAATTTATAG AGAGAAAATTGGATACTATGAGAGTGTGAACATCATCAACCCCGAGGATGCAGCCATCTTGTTCAAAGCAGAGGGTCACTATCCCAAGAGACTTCGAGTAGAGGCCTGGACCTCCTACAGGGACTACAGGAACCGTAAATATGGTGTTCTTCTCAA AGATGGAGAAGACTGGCGATCCAACAGAGTGATCCTGAACCGGGAGGTGATCTCGCCAAAGGTGCAGGGGAACTTTGTGCCGCTGCTGGATGAGGTGGGCCAGGACTTCGTGGCTCGAGTTCATAAAAAGATTGAAAGAACTGGACAGAACCAGTGGACCACAGATTTGTCTCATGAACTCTTCAAGTATGCACTGGAAT CGGTTAGTGCGGTCCTGTACGGCGAGAGACTGGGGCTTCTACTGGACTACATCGACCCAGAGGTCCAGCACTTCATCGACTGCATCACCCTGATGTTCAAGAGCACCTGCCCCATGCTGTACATCCCGCCCAGTCTGCTGCGTCGTGTTGGGGCCAAAGTCTGGAGAGACCACGTGGAGGCTTGGGACGGTATCTTCAACCAGG CGGACCGCTGTATCCAGAACATATACAGGCAGCTAAGGAAGCAACCCGGAGCCCAGGGAAAGTACCCTGGCGTGCTGGCCAGCCTTCTGATGCTTGACCAGCTGTCAATTGAAGAAATCAAAGCCAGCGTGACGGAGCTGATGGCCGGAGGTGTGGACACG ACCTCCATCACACTGCTGTGGACTCTGTATGAGCTGGCACGACACCCTGACCTCCAGGAGGagctgaggtcagaggtcatggctGCTCGCGCCTCCTCGCAGGGAGACACGGTGCGGATGCTCAGGACGGTGCCGCTGCTCAAAGGAGCGCTGAAGGAGACACTCAG GCTACATCCTGTTGCAGTGAGCTTACAGAGATATATTGCTGAAGACATTGTGATCCAAAATTACCACATTCCATCTGGG ACGCTGGTTCAGCTGGGCATGTACGCGATGGGCCGGGACCACCGCGTCTTTTCCCGGCCGGAGCAGTACCTGCCCTCACGCTGGCTCCCCACAGAGAGCCACTACTTCAGGAGCCTGGGCTTCGGCTTTGGGCCACGCCAGTGTCTGGGCCGCAGGATCGCCGAGACAGAGATGCAGCTCTTCCTCATCCAT ATACTGGAGAACTTCAGGATTGAGAAACAGAGGCAGGTGGAGGTCAGAAGCACATTTGAGCTCATCCTGCTCCCTGAGAAACCCATTATGTTGACTATAAAGCCTCTGCATGCAGGACATTGA
- the stoml1 gene encoding stomatin-like protein 1, giving the protein MFGKSSGRDYQILPQKDPGSAPGLYSSVSLGPFSSGRSFDYVPRIKDPDFTDKSQGLLSWICNLIVIFLVFLGTLITFPISAWFVLKTVPNFERIVVFRLGRIRPPKGPGVVLVLPLIDQWQRVDLRTRAFNIPPCKVTTQDGGLVSVGADIQFRIWNPVMSVVAVQDLNASTRLTAQNVMTQSLSKRTVREIQTDRVKLGEHLGMDINDLTKLWGLEVDRVELTLEGVLHAPDQLCSGPLIMPPSVPGLEGLAGPLQQLAMHFMGQGRGQLQAAPQPAKDTVSFTSELSMEVPAVESSYRVEESSRRVEDLLTAVRPVLSDSLVRKVGACFQFYISTSTGNSNSYYVDLTKDGGSCGVGEVANPDVSLSMSEEDLLSLFQGSLQPFAAYTGGRLRVQGDLATAMKLHSLISLLRPL; this is encoded by the exons ACTACGTTCCTAGAATAAAAGACCCCGACTTCACCGATAAAAGCCAAGGGCTCCTGTCGTGGATATGCAACTTAATTGTCATATTTTTGGTTTTTCTCGGCACTCTTATCACATTTCCCATATCTGCATGGTTTGTGTTGAAA ACAGTGCCCAATTTTGAGAGAATCGTTGTATTCCGACTGGGTCGCATCCGGCCTCCTAAGGGTCCGGGAGTAGTTCTGGTATTGCCATTAATCGATCAGTGGCAAAGGGTCGACTTGAGGACCAGGGCTTTCAACATCCCACCATGCAAG GTTACCACTCAAGATGGCGGGCTGGTGTCTGTTGGAGCAGATATCCAGTTCAGGATCTGGAACCCGGTGATGTCTGTGGTGGCTGTACAGGACCTGAACGCGTCCACGCGCCTCACTGCACAGAACGTCATGACGCAGAGCCTGTCCAAAAGGACTGTGAGAgaaatacagacagacagagtcaAACTAGGCGAGCACCTGGGG ATGGACATAAATGATTTGACCAAGCTGTGGGGGCTGGAGGTGGACCGGGTGGAGCTGACCCTGGAAGGTGTACTCCATGCACCTGACCAACTTTGCTCAGGGCCCCTCATCATGCCTCCCTCTGTCCCTGGCCTAGAGGGCCTTGCAGGGCCCCTACAACAGCTTGCCATGCACTTCATGGGCCAGGGGCGGGGGCAGTTGCAAGCAGCCCCCCAGCCTGCTAAGG ATACAGTGAGCTTCACCAGCGAGCTCAGCATGGAGGTCCCGGCGGTTGAGAGCAGctacagggtggaggagagcagccGCAGGGTGGAGGACCTGCTGACAGCAGTGAGACCGGTTCTGTCGGACAGCTTGGTCAGGAAAGTGGGAGCCTGCTTCCAGTTCTACATCAGCACCAGTACTGGCAATAGCAACAGTTACTATGTGGATCTGACTAAAG ATGGCGGGTCATGCGGTGTAGGGGAGGTGGCGAACCCTGACGTCTCTCTGAGCATGAGCGAGGAGGACTTGTTGTCCTTGTTCCAGGGGAGTCTGCAGCCGTTCGCTGCCTACACTGGCGGCCGCCTGCGAGTGCAGGGAGACCTGGCCACCGCCATGAAGCTCCACAGCCTCATTTCTCTCCTCAGACCTCTGTGA